DNA sequence from the Suricata suricatta isolate VVHF042 chromosome 14, meerkat_22Aug2017_6uvM2_HiC, whole genome shotgun sequence genome:
TTAACTCTGACTTCTAGATACAGaagatacaaacaaaaacaaaacaaaactggataaGATGTTGCTGTATCATGAGGTTCTTCAATATAAACGTAGTTAACACATGACACGGCCCGTGGGGGTCTGAAGCAGACGATGGGCTGAAGGAGGAGCCTGGAGAGGACGAACATCAAAGCCACCAAAAAGTGCCCTGGGCGCGGCCTGCACAGGCGCGGACcgcaagggggagggagagaggcagaggccccTCACCAGGGTCACAGTGTGCGGTGTCTATTCTGCGTCCTTGGATTCACCATCTGCTCTCTATGGCTTTAAAACAGAAATCTGGCCAATCAGAGGGACAAAGTAGAGGGCCTGACTCAATCAGTGCTCCTTCACCAGGAAGAGTTGATGAAGTCTCAGAGGGTGTGAGTGAAGAGGCCTAGCCCTGCGGCTGGAAGTgcagggggaaggaaaaggaggccGAGGCGGCTGGGAAGAAGATCCTTATCCCAGAAAGCAGGGTCCTAAATGCTGGCCACCAGCGTGTGCTGCTGTATAGGAAAGGGGGACGTGCCACCATCAGCTCCGCGCAAAGAGGACACAGCCTGACATGGAGACCAGGACAGAGAGCACATTAAAACCCAGGAGGAACTCAGGTCACCAGCCCTGAGCCAACTCTAAAGATCTAGGAATTTCAAATAGTTTTATAAGTAACATTTCaaactaactttttaaaacattacaaataactGGACATCAAAAGCCTGTCAATTCAGCTTTTCCTGTCTGCCGTCCACCTGATCACCTCTCACCTGAGAAGTTCTGACTTAGAACTTCATCGGTTCTCCATGGCTGTTCCCGCTTCAGCCTGAACGTCGCATCAGGCTTGATAATTTGATAACCTGTTGTTTAGAAAAACAGACAACCTGCTTAGGCTGACGGACTCTTAAATGTGAAGAATATTTACCACAAAGGCTAGAAAATAAACCAAGTGAATTAAAACCTTTCACTTGGGTATCAAACAATCTTTGAAATCTGTAACAGAACTCCAACATTATAACATCTCCCACACCCCACAGTTACTGGACATACACTACTCACACACGATCACTCTCACCCAAGAACACTAGGTTGCTATAGTTCTCCAGCATCACGTCTCTGTACAAATTCTTCTGAGTAGGATTAAGTAGCTGCCACTCCTCCAACGAAAAGTCCACGGCCACATCCTCAAATGAGATCTAGAAAAGTAGATTCGCTGTTAAACCTAAACAGGCTCCGTGCAGCATCCAGGCTTTCTTCTCCAGCGCGGCGGGCAGCCTCAGGGACCCCTAGCTCCCAGTCCTGGCGCGTGTGTGTCACACTTCCCTCCTGAGTGTGGGCTGCACTTACCGACTCACCTTTGCTCAACACAACAGCAATGGGATGTCACTTCTGAGGTGAGTGAGGTCACAAAAGAATGTCACTTCCATGTGGGGACCCACCTTGCTCTCAGGGGGCGTCCAGCTGCCATGCCCGGAGGCAGGCCCACGGAGAAGCCCAGGCACCGAGGCCCGCCCACTCCAGTGTGACAcagagaaactgtgagataaacGCTGACATTTTCAGCCACAAAGCTTGGGGTAATTTGTGACACAGGAATTGAGAACTAACGTAACATCCTAACCTTGCGCTATCCTCTAAGAGAGATGCAGCatgttgttaaaaaatatttatcatcataAATTCACCTGTCTATCCATCCAGCTATCCATTACATAAGAATTTGGAACAAGCTGTATTTAAATAATCACAGTGCTTCTCAATGAAGATACTACTGGGTATTTGGGAACGAGTCTTAGCTGAGGCCCGTCCAGTGTGAGACCTTCAGCATGCCTGGCCTCTACATGCAAAATGACAGTAATATTTTTTGGTGACtgtcaaaaccaaaaccaaatctacatatttattattattgttgttattttaatatttatttgctttgagagagagagagagagagagagagagagagagacagacagacagacacacggagcatgagcagggcagaggcagagagagagggagacacagaatccaaagcaggctcaaggctccaagctgtcagcacagagcccaacacaggactcgaacccaagaaccatgatatcacaacctgagccaaaactggatgtttaacccactgagtcacttAGCAACCCCCCCATATCTACATATTTAAAACACTCTTCTCACTCCAGGGGGTTCTGCACCCAAGTAGTAACAACTAGCTGGCTCCTTCACATTTCTTCTGGGACACGTGTGTTGAGCATTAAGGCTCCCCAAGCTGGAAAAGGTGCTGGAAATATAAAGATGAGTAGAATAAAAATTGTGTTCTTAAATACCTCTTGGTCTTTTCAGGCCGGGAAATAAGGTGTTACAAAGATCATGAAACAAGCATATATGGGGTTTGGGACACAAGGCTAAGGAACTGcaacaaagaaagggaaagatgtGTAAGAACAACAATGTTGCAAGATTCACCTTACTTGAGTTCAAGACTTCCCATAATGCCCCGGGGATGAAGACAACGGTAGCATTGGACAAAGGgtgaatggaacagaacagacagCCTAAAAATAGACGGCCCCCGAAATATgctcctttttatatattttatattcactttttaaaaaagtgcaaaAGCAATGCCatcgagccctacatcaagctctgacagcccagagcctggagtccgcttcagattctgtgtctccctctctctctgcccctccactgctcatgctctgtctctgtctcaaaaataaataaacatttaaaaaatttttttaatttaaaaaaatctaggaaaaaaacctgtgtgatcttgggttgggcaatgagatttaaaaatttgggggggcggtgcacctgggtggctcagtcagttaactgtctgacttcggctcaggttataatctcacgttattttgagaaagaaagagtgcataagcagggtagggacagagagagagggagagagagagagtcctaagcagaccccacactgccagagcagagcccaacaaggggctcgatctcacaaaccctgcaagatcatgacctgagtcaaaaccaagagttggatgcttaacctactgaaccactgAGGCTCCCCTTGGCAATGAGATTTTAGACACAACACAACACAGAATACTTAAGGtcaacttaaggaaaaaaaagcaaagaaatggactttttccaaattaacattttttcctaCGTGAAAGacacttttaagaaaagaaaaggcggggcgcctgggtggctcagtcggttagtgtccgacttcggctcaggtcatgatctcacagtccgtgggtttgagccccacattgggctctatgctgacagctcagcgtgtggagcctgttccagattctgtgtctcttgctctctctgcccctcccccatgcaggctctgtttctgtctcaataataaataaacattaaaaatatttaaaaaaagaaaagaaaaggcacagaatatgacaaaatattttaaaatcatttatctgatagagcatttgtatccagaataaataattcatgaaactcaacaataagaaaacaatacaatTAAAATGTGCGTGACTCTtgaaacaagggaaacaaaagcaaaaatgaactactgggacatcatcaagataaaaagcttctgcacagcaaaggaaaccatcaacaaggcTAAAGAGCAACCTGCAGAaggggagaaggtatttgcaaatagCGTATCTAATAAATACAACccaacacccaaaagacaaataatccaactaaaaatggttagaagatataaatagacattttcccaaagacatgtggatggccaacagacaggagaaaagatgctcaacgtcactcatcatcagggaaatgcaaatcaaaacgcctgtcagaatggctaaaattaacaacacaagaaacaacaggtattggcaagggtgcagagaaaggggacccccctgcacggctggtgggaatgcgaactggtaTGGATACTggggaaaatagtatggaggttcctcaagcagttaaaaatagagctatcctggggcgcctggggggctcagttggttcagcgtctgactttggcccacgtcatgatctcacgtttgtgggttcgagccccgcgtcgggctctgtgctgacagctcggagcctggagcctgcttccgattctgtgtctccctttctctctctgcccctgcctgctcatgctctgtctctctctgcctcaaaaataaataaaacattaaaaaaaaaaatagagatgccCTATAATCCCATAaatgcactactgggtatttacccaaagaatacaaaaagacactgattcaaagggacacatgcaccccattcacacagcattatttacaacaaccGAGATGTGGAAGCAGTGCAAGTGTCCATCGGTAGATGAATGGGTctggaagatgtggtatatatacaatgaaatattattcggTCAAgataaagaatgagatcttgccatttgcaacaatgcggATGAAGCTAAGTGAGTTACatcagagagacaaataccatctgatttcactcacatgtggattttaagaaacaaaacaaatgagcaaaggagtgGGGGgcaaaccatgaaacagactctGAACTGCAGAGAACACACAGACGGTCGTCAGAGGGGAGGcgggtagggggtgggggacacgggtgatagggattaagagcacacatcatgatgagcaccaggtgaagTACGAAACTGCTGAGTCACtgtattttacacctgaaactaacctaacactgtatgttaactatagtggaattaaaattaaaaagttaaaaaaaaccccaaaaaccctcatttaaaaaaaagtcaacttggggcatcagttggttgagcagctggcttcggctcaggtcataatctcgcggttcatgggtttgagtcccgcatcaggctctgtgctgacagctagcctgtctttagattctgtgtctccctctctctctaaccctcccctgctcacacactctcactctctatcaaaaataaatgacaaatttaaaaaaaagtcaattaaccaaaaaatggacaaaagatcttAACACACACTTCActaaagaagatgtacagataagatgttcaacattgtttgtcaacagggaaatacaaactaaaaccatAATGGGACACTACTACATACCTacttagaaacaacaacaacccacACAAAGTGACAAATGCCAGTGTGGACGAAAAGCAACAGCTCTCAGGCCGTGACGTTGGGAATGCCAAAGCGGCAGTGACCCTGGAAGATGCTTTGGAGTTGAACACAGACTGACCACACACACTGAAAGTTTCTACTCCCTCCAAGATTTATGCTCAAATCTGTATGCACATGAACACAACTGCTGAAAACTGGAAGCCACCATGAAGCCCTTCAAAAGCGACAGGGTAAGCAAAATGGCACTTTCATGCAATGGGGTACGACCCAGTGACCCCACACACTGGGAGCCAACTACTGAATCAAACAACATGATGAATCTCGAAGACGCAAGTGAAAAAGGGCAGTATCAAAAGGTTGCATACTAACGGTTCCATTTCCtgacactctggaaaaggcaaaaccgcAGTGACAGAGAACAGGTGAGCTGCTGCCGGGGCTTAGGgaggcgcgggggtggggggcgaacTCGGGGGAGTTCTGCGGAGCTGGAGCTGCGCCAGGTGCTGACGAGGAGGCTGATCACGTTAATTTATGCACGTCTTAACTCGCGAGGAGTCAGGCTCCCAGTTAAAAAACGGGATTTCTCAGGCCCAACCACAGGCAGGTACAATGGCTTTATGTGCCAGGCCTCACGGGGGCGGCACCCTCCCCGCATCACACTTGGCAGCACAGGCTCTGAGGACCGTGACTCCGGTCCCCACTGAACGTGTTATTGGTACTGATGTCCCGTGTCCGTACACCCTGGCCAGAGGGCACCTGCCACGGCCGCTTctgcagggaaggaagaggtgaCCCCACCCGCCCCTCCGGCTGCTGGCCGAGACAACTGGGCAAGCTCCTAGGAGCCTGTTGCCACCCACGTGGATGCCCAGCGACGAGGCCCCTACCAATAGACTGCCCCCGCCAACCGGACGTGGACACTGAAACGGCCTCCACCACAAAGCACTCGAATATGCGACCGGTTGCCACCGGGACCCGGAGAAGGCTGGCCTGTGGAGGCTCAGACGTTGTCCTTAGTGGGGCCTGTGCATGTGCTGCCCACGCCGTCAGAAGAGGCTGAAACAGCCTGCAAAACCCATCCGGCCTTCCGCGTGCTGGTCATGGCTACGAACACCACCCAGAGACCATTCCTGTGCCCACGGCCGTGACGTTCGTGACAAGTGGCACTTTCAGGCCTTCTGCCCTGGCCAGAGGGGTTCACTGCATTCTGAGTGCAGCTGACACTCTCTTCAAGTCTggttttggggcacttggggggctcagtcagttgagtatccgactttggctcaggttatgatctcacggttcgtgggttcgagccccgcatcaggctctgtgctgaccgctagctcagagcctggagcctgcttccgattctgtgtctctttctctctctgcccctcccctgttcatgctctctctgtgtctctcaaaaataaataaatattaaaaaaaaaaaaagtctggtttAGTGTCCCCATGCGTTCCACCGGCTTGGGCCACACAATCCAGGCCCTATAGgaacacattttttcctttttgcggTTCCCTGGATTCACTGCATCTGAGAACAGCACCAGTTTAGCCATGCGGTGCGTCAATGGACAATTAGGGATGGACTGATGAGACCGACGGGAGGGTCAAGGTAGCCCCAGCCCAGATTACATGGCCCAGACAGGTATCTCGGGCCCCCAGTGCAGTTACGTCCCCGAAGGACACTTCTCTCTGCTGCCACGTCTGACCAGGCTGTCAGCTGTCCTCACGTACACACCGTCTTTTACAGTTACTGAGACTCAGGCTCTGTGGGGGACACAGCACAAGCCTCCCATCCCCTATGACCTCTTCCTGAAGATTTAAAGATTTAATGAGTGTGAAAATTCTGGATTTTTTCCGAGCTGATTCTTAAACATGATGCATCTTTTGGTTAAGTTAGATAAAAATATCTATACCTCTTGCATATACCTCTTCCAGACAAAGGGTCTGGATGAAAACAgatgagctttttaaaagttttgggggagccttgtggctcagtcaattaagcgcctgactcttgatttcagctcaggtcatgatctcatgatggtgggatcaagccccagcaccgggctctgcactgagcatggagtctgcttgagattctctctcattttctctctctctctctctctctctctgcccatctcccctgcttaagcacactctctaaaataaaaattaattttatttttaaaaatttttttaatgttttatttagttttgatacagagagagacagagcatgagagggggaggggcagagagagagggagacacagaatccgaagcagctccaggctctgagctagctgtcagcacagagcccgacacggggcttgaacccacaaatgtgagatctgacctgagctgaagtcggaggcttaaccgactgagccacccaggcgccccaaaattaattttaaataaatgaaacgtTTTGATTACTAAATGGGGTATGCTGatacaacagaaaaacaaaaacaaccgaCCTGGCCCCTAGGGAAGCACGGGGGTGGAGAAGTACATGAATGATGTACTTGCTCTTCGGACTTGCTCCTAAAAGCTTCCCCCTCctcttggaaaaacaaaaagcaaagacgCAGCTCCCAGTGCTGCGTTTCCAAGCCTGTGCGAATTCTCTGGATTTAGACCGACTGCTGAGCCAGCAGACGCCTTCCCGACAGGGCTGGCAGGAGACAGGGGACGGCAGCCCAGTTCCTGGCTCTCAAGGAAGAACATCCCCAGATGTGGCCACATGTCACACGTGTGGACTAATAAACTGGGGTCGTGGACACGGCCGTTTAGAACTACATGCTGCAAGCAGTCCCTCTAAAACCAAGGACTAAACGACATTATTCGGACTTGATTAGAAACCACAGGGCACACGCGCCCCCAGTGGAAAGCCACACCGGGGGCCGATCCTGACTGGGGCGCCCTCTATAAATTGTTTCCAAGAGAAACACAGGTGCCCCCGCTGGGGTTGCGCTTCTCACGTGTACCCCAACCCTCGTGACAGTCCCTGTTTCTCGAGTCAAGAAGGTAAAAAGAGCTAAAGGCAGATACACCTACGCCCAGCTTTTGCCAACAGAAGCAAAGACATTGCTATCTAAAATGTATCAAATTTCTAAGGAGAGAATGTGGGGGCCATTTGAAAGTTTTGCAATGGTCAGTTTTGCCAGATGATTTAGGTTTCTTTCCTAAGACGGGCATCCCGGCCCACTGTTTCCGGTTCTGAGCTCTCCTTCAGATTCATGCCTGTAGCTGGCACCAAGGAACTCCGTAAGAAACAGCACTGGGAAATATGTGTATTGCAGGGTTGCCATGACGACTTCGTCCACTCTCTCACCCACATCAACAGCTGTCCAAATAGTTTCTTCGTAAGTAACCATCAGCAAAGGTTTACTTCTACTGAGTAACCAGTCAGCCTTTCATCAGAGGAGACGGGGCAACTATTCCCACTCCCCTTCCATCTCCACGTCCGGGAGCATCTGAGGACAGCCTGCAGCTCACCTTCTTTCTTGGGCATCCAGGCTTCAACTTGAGGACTTTTATGATTCCTTAATCCAGTTTGTTCTTCTCTGACCTCTTCTTTCCCAAGTTTATACTTTCTCATTATGACCTAACTGTATTTAGAGCTTTCTATAAGCCTCTCACATCTACATATAAAAACAGCTAGAGAATAAACAAGTAACTCACCTGTGACTGGATCATTTTCGGCTGCTTGGAAAATCTGCTCTGTTCTGACGCTCTGAAGAGAGGCCTCTGGTCAAATGTCTGTGAACTGAGAACGCACCCCTAGTGCCAAGGCCTCTTCTTTCTCATCTCACATGAGTTATCTTGTTCCTCGGGGCCATGGCCTGGAGATGCAGGGGGAGTTTGCTTTTAGATGACGTCATTAATTCGGGACCCTGTCttgcctctctcttcctgacAACTCCGATCAGGACTGGTAAGAAACAGTCGCCGCCCGGCCTGACTGCACCACACACTGCACTCGCAGCCCTGGCCCCCACCCGGGAACGCCACCTGAAAGCCACTCGCCTCGCTGGTCTGGCCAAACATCCCCAGAGGAGCATCACCCCACCAAATGCTCTGCGGAGATCAACAAAGTCCAGGAACATAACCTTGGCTCGGTCACTCTGCAGCAGTACTTCCTGGGGGCACAGGTGCTGCAGAGTGAAATGCAACTCATCTCTAGGCAGGACGGTAAAGGGAAAATGGCTGTTAGACCAAGATGGTGAAGTAGCCTGGGGTGCTGGCTTTCTACTCCAAAATGAGCCCTGCAGCGAAGGGAAAGCCTAGATCAGAGGAACTaacagaaacagtaaaaagaagagAGGCCCTGGAGGAAGACAGCGGCTCCCGCGCGGGTCTGCGGCTGagccgggccgggccggggcccAGATCGACGGCAGTGAGGAGCAGCGGGAGGAAGCCGGCCCCACGGCTCGGGCCCCTCGGGTCACGCCGGGGCAAACCCTGCCTGCCTCACCTCAGAGGCCCGCAAGGACAGCCCCGGCCACACGTCCAAGATCAAAATCCCTGCAGACGGAAAGGGCCACAGAGATGACATGGGCTGCCCTTTGTCGTCTCCCACAGCCCTCGTACCCCAAGGACACGGTCCACAGCCTGCTTCTCAGGGTCTCTGACCCCTGGTGGCAGGAGACACCTGAGGGGGAGGTGGGACACAGTGCTGTCCAGTGTTCTGCAGGGTCCACGTTGTTGGCCCTGAGGGCCCTCTCCCGCCTTCCCTCCTCTTCAAAGGCCCCGCCTCAGCCCTCCCTTAGTGCAAATTACCAGAGCACGTGGGAGAGCAGCCAACGCTGGAGAATATGCACTCAGAGGCCAGTAAGGGCAAGtatgaaataaaagtaagaaaaaaagttaattctccctcatacaaagaaaaaaagaaaaaaaagggagaaagactCCCCTGACTCCAATTTGAAAAGcatttactggggcgcctgggtggctcagttagttgagcgtccaacttcagctcaggtcatgatctcacggttcgtggatttgaaccctgtgctgacagctcagagcctggagcctgctccctctctctgatcctcccctgctcactctgtctttctttctcaaaaatacataaaacattaaaaaaattttttaggaaaaaaaagcatttactttagaaaacccTTAACGATACATTCTCTGTTCCTTTGAGATGCATGTAAATCTCTTCTTCTCACCCCAAAACGCCCTTCTTAAGGACTTAGGAGCTATCTCTTTGAAATCATCGATGATACATCCTATTTCCCAATCTCAGGAATGGCAGAGGCCTGGCCAAGTACTTGACTTTGGCATCCGACACCCAGCTGCAGTCCTGTCACAAACATATTCTATGTCTCAAACATAgaagtatatttttcctttggattAGCTAACACAAACGGCCACCCGAAGTGCCAAGAAATTTAACAGGGACTATGTGTGACACATGATCACTGCCCTCGAGAACATGAGTGCATGAAC
Encoded proteins:
- the ZNF605 gene encoding zinc finger protein 605 isoform X3 is translated as MIQSQISFEDVAVDFSLEEWQLLNPTQKNLYRDVMLENYSNLVFLGYQIIKPDATFRLKREQPWRTDEVLSQNFSEQRVSAGHIGDLGQPCLTSKDREDS